The Arachis ipaensis cultivar K30076 chromosome B03, Araip1.1, whole genome shotgun sequence region agagagagagagaaagaaaaggggagagcaaggaaaaagaggaagagagagagagagaaagagaggaaggaagagagagagagagggagaggagggaAAAGATNNNNNNNNNNNNNNNNNNNNNNNNNNNNNNNNNNNNNNNNNNNNNNNNNNNAGAagggagaaaaaagaaagagagggagagagagagggagaggaaatggagagagagaaagagaggaggggaagaaagaggagaatgagagaaagagaggaagaaagaggggggagagagagaggaagagagaaaggaggagagagagaggaatgaaggggagagagagggagaggagggaaaggagagagagaaggagagagaagggagcgggaaagagaggagggagaggagagagagaaagaaaggggaagagaaagggaaaggagggagagagaggaaagggagaaagaggagagagagagagaagggagagaaggaagaaagaggaaagagagagaagggagagaggagGGGAGAAAGAGGAaggggtgagagagagaaagagtatgtaaaaactaattttagaatttaaataaaaccaattttaatttggtttaaaactaaactcaaccataaaaactggtttttaataaactgattttcataaaaactataatttcagttcagttttttatttaaaaaaactggtttatttaaaacagtttcgGTTCAGCTTTAATTCAGTAAAACCAgcttttttgcacacccctaatTTACATATATGTTTAGTCTTTATAAATTTGAGTTATGTTGAACTTTTATCCTTTTTTTTGTACTTTTTCTTAACATGCCATATAGGCATATAGTAGTAGGTGATCCATTTGTTTTAAAAAGTACTAATCATTTTAATAGTTCAAGACTCGAAGGATCATTAATGGTTAAATTTTAGTTTCGTAAGACTGCACTAAAACAGCGCAGCACATTCACATCACAATTTCATTACAAGTCTTTAACGGTTGCATTCGAAAATACTTGCCAACGCCACAGCAGTTTTTGTTAACGTCAATGTGCCTCATACTGGACAACtgcataaaaaccaaagaaataaAGATGTAAATGAACAGTGTAGATAAACTGCATGTATGTCTTAAAGTAATGCATCAAATGCAAGCATGTCATTCTCAGAAGAATCCCAGCCATTAATAATTTTCCATTTTTCCGTGACCTAGGCACAGCGAAGATGGTCAGCATTTAACACTAACATATGATGTTTTTGATTGATCTATTTCATTTCACATTGGGTTTTGTTGTTCTTATTGGGTTATATTTGAAAAAGGAGCCTTGGAGCAACGGTTAAGTTGTTTAGGGTTCAGTGCTTCCACCAAACTCTCCTAGATATAACTTATCAGATGAGCAACTACCCAAAATGATGAAGAGGACAAATAATTGTTGACATGATTATTGTTGACATGATTGGTTAATTAAACTCCTAGACCCTCCTTcataattttctttaaaaaaagcaTCAAATTCGAACAGTCTATAATtgttaggaatcaagcaagattACCAAATGCTCGGATGAAAACTTGAATCTCGAAATAAACACAAAAATAAGCCATGTTACTACTTTTAAATACGAGTTTTTGTCATTGTACTAACTTCTAAGGAGGCCGAGACTCAAACCCTATTCAAAAATCAAAGGTCAATTTTGTTGACTAGTTTGGAGCCTAAACATGCAACTACATTTTAAAACCCAAGAGGTTTTAACTGTAAGGATATATTTCTGAATGAAACTCATTCGGGTAAGGTGTTTCCAATTTTACCCGCAACCAAAATTAGGGTTTCGATAACCTCCATTATTCAAAATAAACCATCCAAACAAAGTGCACCTTTTCACGCATTGAAAAATTAGGCGTCCATGAACAACACATCACATAAACTAAAATTATGAGAAAACAATAAAGGAAAATTGAAAATTAGGGATTAtgaaattcaaattataaaagaGAGGGCTTACTGCGACGAGTGCGCTTCTTGTAAAGGATACGGTAACCACACTCTCTGCACTGTATAACATCACCTGGTTTCAGCGTATTCTCCATACCACAATCTGCACAATGAAGAAACAAATGAAAAAAGAGAACTTCAAAAGAACAAATTGTCTTTCAGAACCCTAGAATCCAAAATCACTCATAGGCAGAAGAATTATCGAAGAAACAAATATGAGAGATGAGAGGAGAGGAGAAATAGAAACCTCTGCAGATGTAGCTAACTGGCTCAGCTTGAGGATCCATTGATGATGAGGGTTTCTGAGTGATCGAGAGACAAGAAAATTTTAAGTTTCAGGTTTCAGGTTTCGGTGCAGCCAGCAAGGCAGCAACACCCTATAAAAGAGGGCAAAGAGATACATTTAGTAAGAAACCGGTCAATCTAAAGATTCAGGCTCAATGGCAATAGATCCCATGAGGACGGGAACATGGCCCCGCCCTTGTCTCCAAAACCTGCCCCGTCCCCGCGACGAGTAACAGGGACCCGTATTCGCTGGAATCAGAGTCTATGcggatttttataaaaaataataaaaataaaaaaaatgaaaaaaaaaacagaaaaattagaaaaaaaatgaagattATTTCTAATTGTTATTATaaacatattttttattgttttcaaaTACTTAAATAGCAATAAACAACAAACATCTGtactaaatatatttataaaacatTAAAGAGGTAAATACCAAATCGGTACTCGAAAGATTCTGGCGCTGATAAAATGGTACCTGATttttgttattaacaaaatagtccttgaaaaattttaaaatttgacaaaatcacCCCTAACATGAAAAGATGACGTCACAGTGAACGGAAAATATTAATATGGCCGTGGAAAGAGAGCTCCAACGACGTTAAAAAGCACCACcaactcctcctcctcctcctcctccttcccaCCACCaactcattcttcttcttcttcggtgCCGGCGAGGGAGGACGCACGCGAAGAAAGGGCCGAAGAGCTGGTCGAGCCGGCACCTTCTTAACCGCGATGCTGGATAGTATGGGGTGCGAGGTAGCAGAGGCGGGAGGCTTCGGGTTCATCGTAGATTCCAGCAACGCCACACTCTTCACGTGGTTTTTCGTCGTCATTTGTAAAGGAGAAGAGAGACAAGTGTTGGTGCTGTTGTGGCTTGGGGATTGGAGAGTTGTCGTTGTGGGAGCTAGCGGCACGTGTTGTGGTGGTGGCGGTGGGTTTAGGGAGGGTTTTGTTGTGGAAGAGAGGGAAAGAAGAGGATTTGGAGATATGGTTGGTGGTGGTGGCGGCAGTTGATGTGAGAGGAGAACAGATATTTGAAAGTGAAGCAGCAGCCATGAGAAAACATGTCGCCCTCCTCCATTACGCCACAGTGGGTCGTACTCTCTTGCGTCACCGTCGCATGCGTCCTGCCTCCCTCGTCGGCgctggagaagaagaagaagaatgggttGGTGGtgggaaggaggaggaggaggaggaggaggagaagaagggaTTGGTGGTGGTTTTAACCAAGGTTCAGAAaatcggaccggtcatcaaaccgttctagctactggttcactggtttactagtccaaccggttcaaccggtggtTCAACCGGAAGAAccgtttcaaaataaaataataaataaattataaataaacatcataaaatataattatagtataaatcttaaatatcttccaaatttaaaacactaTATGAAATGTCAACCAAATCcatataattttatcaaaatacaaaGTAAAATAGTGAAAAGAGCAATGGTGCAAACAGCAACAGCACAACTAGAAATAATCATTAATCGCTCCTAAATTAATTCAAAACAGTAGCATAACAAATAATCACCCCTAAATTTAAAACAGCAGCATAACAAAATCACTAatcacaaatcacaaatcacttatcacaaattcaaaattcaaaacactcAATGCCATAAatccataacaaaacagcagcaTAAGTGCATAACAAGTTAACAACAGCAGCTTAACAAGTCACTAATCAGTAATCACAAATTCCAAACACAAATCAGCAGCATTGATCAAACTAAATTTATACCAGCTACCGtcaatttatttttgtattttgcaaCCCCTTGTTCTGTTTTGCAGTTTTGCTTCCTTACACTTGATCAAATTAGATGTATTGAATCCAATTGCCAACCCTTCATCCAATGGCATAGCCCCCTTAACTGAAAGCCGCAATTTGGTGCAGCCCCACTTGCCCATTAATGTCTCCCacttccatatatatatatatattattatgctAAACCATACATTGTTAAACTAGAGGCAGAGGGTTTCATATTCAGCTTGACAAAAATGTCAGAGCTTCCATTTCCACTAACCTCAAAAATTCAACCTCAAATCCCTGAAAACAGAGTAACACAGACTCAACTTTTCACTAACCTCAAATCAGTAAATCAGTAATCACAAATTCCAAATTCAAATCAACATCATTACAAAAGACCCAAGAAATCACAAATCACAAATTCAACTTCAAATCCCTGAAACAGAGTAACACAGACTCAACTTTCCACTAACCTCAAATCAGTAAATTAGTAATCACAAATTCCAAACTCAAATCAGCAGCAttacaaaaattataaaacagCAACCAGCAACCAACAACCAGAAATTATAAAACAGCAATTACGAAGTTAAAAACATAACTGAAATTACAAAGAGCTTCCACCATGGCAAAACTCCAATCACTCTGATTCTCACAATAGCAACAGCAATAGCAATAGCAACAAGCAATGGCATCAGATTCCGTAATCAATCATCCaaaaactaaatcaaatcaaTCGCATAGTAAATTAATTGCAAGAACCCTCCGTATGGAAAATCAAATTTGAGCAAAAACCACACAAATTAAAACAACCAACAAATCAGTGCACCCAAGCAGCTTGCAGAACAATGCACAAAAATCGTAGTATATGAAACGAGAGAGTACAGAACTCACAGGAGACGCAGTAGACAAGCCAGCCAAGTGCCAAAACATCTTGAATTctcagaggaggaggaagaaagaatCGGATCAGGCAGGGCGTAGAAACCCTAGCGCCTCGGGTTCCCAAATCGAATCAAAAACGGGGGAAACCCTAGAATCGGGAATAGGGGCGACAAGACAACAGCGCGCAGGACGAAGACGATGGAGGATGGACGCCGAGCGAGGAAGAAGAGAGCGAAGTGCGAACAGGGGGTTGAGAAGAACCATGGTTAGGAACGAAAGAGAGAGGGAGCACAAGTTGTGGGTTTGGGACAGGGGGAAGGAGGAAGTCGCGAAGGCGCCGACAACCACGACGGCGGCGGCAGAACCGGGCAGAAGAAGTTAGAGAAAGTTTGAAGGAGGGGGTGGGTTTGGGGAAAGAGGGAGAGTGTCACGCGTTGTGGGTGGGGTGGGGAGCgttccttttttttatataaaattaaagaaCCGGCCGATTTTCGGTCTGGTCCAACCGACTGGTTCCTGGCCGGTCCAGCAATTTTCAAACGGTTTTCAGATTTGCGGTTTTAGACACCAGACCGGACCCTTTTTGTTGCCAGTTCCCGGCTGAACCGGTTCGATCGGCCGGTTCGGTCCGGTTTTAAGAACCATGGTTTTAACGTCGCCGGAGCTCTCTTTCGATGGTCACATTAGCATTTTCCGTTCAATGTGACATCATCTTTTTATGTTAGGGgtaattttgtcaaattttaaaattttccgagaactattttgtcaataacaaaagtcatgTACTATTTTGTCAGCGCCAGAATCTTTCGGGTACCGATTTGGTATTTATCTCAACATTAAAACAACTAAACatattcaaaaactaaaaaaataattctcAAGCCTTCTTTCATCCTGTGATAGTAGTGATGGTAAATTCCGATTTATTTGAATCCTAACTCGAACAAAAAATCACAAATCACAGGAatcataaaatttcaaagaaatcaCAAAAATCACAGAAATATAAATTGTAATGAAAAGAATCAAAATCAAGAATAATCAAAATcagaaataatataataattaacaagttctccaaagtaaattaaaattaacaagttCTTCAAAGCATATTAAAATAAATCAGAACATGTTCTTCAAAGCGAATTAACAAGTTcttcaaaacaaattaaaattaacaagtttttcaaatcaaattaagaTTAATCAGAACAAGTTCTTCAAAGCAAATTAACAAGTTCttcaaagcaaaataaaattaACGAATTCTTcaaagtaaattaaaataaatcagtACAAGTTCTGCAAAGCAAATTAAAATTACAGAGATAATATGAAAGATGAACCCTAAAACCATAACTGAATGGATTTAAATGGTAGTTCACAGAACTTGCCGGGAGGAAGAGTACCTGAGCTGACGGTGAAGATCGGCGACAAGGCGAAGAGGCGAAAACGTGAAGACGAGAAGACGCGGAGAGGCGAAGATGCGAAGAGTTTCTGAAGCGACGCTGCTGCCTCGGCTGGGTCAGGCGGCGACGAAGATGTTCTCCTTGGCTGGGTCAGCGGCGATGACAATGTTGCGATTGCGAACGGGATGACTGATGAGACTCAGACGTGCAAGAAGAGGGTAGGAGCTTCGTGTTGGCGGCAATTATAAATAATACCCTAACACATTTGTAGTCTAATACAAATTTAGTCATTTCATAAGAAAATCATCACCATCTATAGCAAAATGCAATTCCAATCACTGAATACTATTCAATAGGTCAACACTGTTCAAACAaaatgcaattctaattatttaataaattaatactGCACAATTCTTACAACTGAGTAACAATACCTCTTCTACAATTAAGCTCAACTTAATCACTGAACCAAACCTTCTCAAAACATAACAATTATCAAAACTTATCACAATCTAAACTCATCTAACAAACATCTCAAAACTCTAGGCCATCAACAAACACCAACATAGGCAACAAAGATCAAAGATATCatcaaattgaaaaataaaataaaacaaaataacgtTCATAAGAGTAATGGATTTAAGGTGAATCGAAAAGTTTCATCTAATATGTCTTCTCCATGAATTCTAAGATGTGAAGCTTCATATAAGCTTAAGAGTCCCTCAACATATGTGGCAAGTTTTTCATTGAAATTTCCATGCACATCCTTAAACCTTTTAAACATATATGGGAGGTTTCATTGAATAATGACAAGGTTGAGAAGCCGTTAGAGGTGATAAATCAAGTACACAAATTAAGAAGGAGGAGTTCATCATAGCATAAGACATAAAGTATATAATTTAGTTTTTGtataaaaatattgtattttcaACACAAGCTAAGTATTTTGAACACAAGTTAAATTTATCCAATGACTAACTGAAACTGGGTGATAATTTAGAAAAATGCTTTACAGCAAAAAGAATTTGCCGAAAGAAAACCTACCGAAATTCAGTGGCAAAAAATTAACATTATATAGTggtcaaaaaaataataatgctcGAGCATAATTGGCATAATTTATCGGGCATGCTCTAATTTTGTGCCCCACAATACTTTCCTTGGTGGTTTATGAAATCGCTACTTAACAAAATGACCAAAACATGAAGATAACAGATAACAACGCTATACTGTAAAAGCTTTAAGATCTGGAAAGCGCAGCTCGAATGAAAGTGGAATTGAATAGAGTAATTTGGAATTAGGGTTTTGGAGAATGAAAGAGAAAGGAAGGAGGCAATGAAGAACGAAAcagaacaacaacaataatactaagaaagaaagaaagaaagacctCGCGGAGGAGCTCGCAGTCCTTGGGCTCACGGAAGCGAGACATGCATTCGCTGAAGTCAATTCAGAAATCACAGAAACTGAGCATAGAAAAAAACAACAACTGAACAAGTGAAGAGAACAAGCGAGCATTGAGCCACTGACCTTCGAAGACGACGCCGACCGACCGTTGATTAACAGAAGACGCCGACCAGACGATGGAGAGAAGATGACGAGTTGACAACGACGCCGAGAATATGAAGACGAGGGTTGGACCGAGCTCGCGGAAGAGGAGAGCAGTGGTTACAAGGACGGAGGGCGGCAGTGGCTCGACGGAGGGCGNNNNNNNNNNNNNNNNNNNNNNNNNNNNCTTGACAGCTTCAGGCTGAGAGGAATGAGAGTGAGAGGAAAGGCATCAGGCATGGTTCAGTAAGCCAAATGAACAAAAAATGACGACGTTTCTCTCAAACAGGCTGGATTCTGATCCGGTCCAACCAGCCAATTCAACGATTTTTTATCGATTTTTAAAATTGTGGTATTAGAAAGTTAACCAAACTGTAATTACTTTCGATTTACGGTTAGACCAGTCGAATCGATCGATTCCATccaatttttaaaatcatggaaATTTTTCAACTCCTCACtttgatataatatatatatgaCACGTAGGGGTGTTCATGATTCagttttttcataaactgaactgaaactgcactaaaccattttaaatggtttagaaactgaaccaaactactttgtcaaataagaaactggttttaaactagtttacaatacagtgcaccagtttaaattggtttataggctaaaactaattttaacttttaacatatataaaattaatttttacattttctctctccccctctctctcttcttttctctctctctccccctctccttctctctctctctcttcttctctctctccctctctccccctcctttctctttctctccctcttttctcttttttccttttctctctctcttccccttcccctctttctcccctcccctctctttgtctctctctctctctctcccactcccctctttctctctctctatccctttctctcattctctctctcccctatcccttttcctctctctctctctccctcttctccttTCCTCTCCCCCTCCTCCatctctttctctccctctctctctccctctctcttaacatatataaaattagattttacattctttttctttccctctctctccctccctctctctccttcctctctctctctctctctcactcttccttctctcccttttcttcccctctttctctctttctcctcttctctccctcctttctctctctccccttctctccctttctctctctctccttcccctctcactcttcatcttctctctctctccccctctttctcCCATTTCCCTCTCtttgtcttcctctctctctctctccccattttccttttctctctttctccccCTCTCTCTTCTTATCTTCCTATCTCttcccttcctctctctctcccctacccctctttctcccccttcccttttttctctctctctcttttctccctctatccctttctctcattctctctcccatatccctctttctctctatctctctctccctctctctctttttctcttccccttctctctctctctccctctctctctctctcccctatccCTCTTCCTCTTTATCTCTCNNNNNNNNNNNNNNNNNNNNNNNNNNNNNNNNNNNNNNNNNNNNNNNNNNNNNNNNNNNNNNNNNNNNNNNNNNNNN contains the following coding sequences:
- the LOC107630681 gene encoding DNA-directed RNA polymerases II, IV and V subunit 12, with protein sequence MSRFREPKDCELLREKPSSSMDPQAEPVSYICRDCGMENTLKPGDVIQCRECGYRILYKKRTRRIVQYEAH